ACCTTGAAGAAGTTCTTCTTGGCCTCCTCAACGCCCTTGGCGATGGCGGCCGGAACCTCCTTCGCCTTCCCGTAACCGACACCCACGGTGCCGTCGCCATCGCCCACCACGACCAGCGCGGTGAAGCTGAAACGACGACCACCCTTGACAACCTTGGCGACACGGTTGATCGCAACGACGCGCTCGACGTAAGCGGTCTTCTCGACGGCGGGGGCGTTGCCCCGGTCGTCGCGCTTACGGTCGCGCCGCTCGCCACCGGTGCCGCCGCCGGCGCCGCTACCGCGGCGCTGGGGTCCAGCCATTGGAATTACCTCTCTCGATTACGTCCGCCGACAGAGTCGACGAGCGGCTTAGAAGTCGAGCCCGGCCTCGCGGGCCCGCGTCCGCCAGGGCGGCGATGCGGCCGGCGTACCGGTTGCCCGCGCGGTCGAAGACGACCGACTCGATGCCGGCGGCCTTGGCGCGCTCGGCGACCAGGCTCCCGACCTTCTTGGCCAGCTCGGTCTTGTCGCCCTCGGCGCCCTTGATGGACACGTCGAGGGTGGACGCCGACGCCAGGGTGTGACCCTTGGCGTCGTCGATGACCTGGGCGACCATGTGACGGTTCGAGCGCGTCACGACGAGACGCGGACGCACCTCGGTGCCGACGACGCGCTTGCGAACGCGGATCGCGCGGCGCTTGCGAGCGGCGCTCTTGTAGGCGTTGCCCTTGCCGATCTTGACAGAGACGCTCATCGCTTACTTACCACTCTTTCCGACCTTGCGGCGGATGACCTCGCCCGCGTACTTGACGCCCTTGGCCTTGTACGGGTCGGGCTTGCGCAGCTTGCGGATGTTCGCGGCGACCTCGCCGACCTTCTGCTTGTCGATGCCGTCCACGTGGAACTTGGTGGGCGACTCGACGACGAAGGAGATGCCCTCCGGCGCGGCGACCAGGATCGGGTGGCTGTAGCCGAGCGAGAACTCCATGTCGGAGCCCTTCGCCGCGACGCGGTAACCAACACCGCTGATCTCCAGCGACTTGCGGTAGCCCGCGGTCACGCCGGTGATCATGTTCGCCACCAGCGTGCGGGTCAGGCCGTGCAGGGCCTTCGAGCGACGCTCGTCGTTCGGGCGGGTGACGAGCACGGTGCCGTCCTCGCCCTTGCCGATTGCGATGGGCTCGGCGACGACGTGGGTGAGGGAGCCCTTCGGGCCCTTCACCGAGACCGCCTGGCCATCGATGGTGACGTCCACGCCAGCGGGGACCTGGATGGGCAGCCGTCCAATGCGCGACATTGCTGTACCTCCGTTTCCCGAATTACCAGACGTAGGCGAGAACTTCTCCGCCTACGCCCTTCTTGGCGGCCTGCTTGTCGGTCAGGAGGCCGGAGGACGTGGAGATGATCGCCACGCCCAGGCCGCCGAGCACCTTCGGCAGGTTGGTGGACTTTGCGTAAACACGCAGACCCGGCTTGCTGATGCGCTTGATGCCGGCGATGGAGCGCTCACGGTTGGGGCCGAACTTGAGCTCGATGGTCAGCTTCTTGCCGACCTCGCCCTCGGCGGGGTCCTCAACCTTGTAGGAGGAGATGTACCCCTCCTGCTGCAGGATCTCGGCGACGTGCGCCTTGATCTTGCTCGACGGCATCGCGACAGAGTCGTGGTACGCCGAGTTCGCGTTACGCAGACGCGTGAGCATGTCTGCGATGGGGTCGGTCATGGTCATGATGGCCTCAGGCCTCTCTCGCCGTGGTTTCTCCGCACCAGGTCCCCCTTCCGCACTCTTCCGAGTTCGGCAGGGGCACAAGCGCAGGGGACCTACGACGTAGTAAGACTGGGTGCGAGCCCTCCCAGAAGAGGACCACGGGCATCCATGGGGAAGCCGTGGCAGGGGGCCCGACCCCACTACCTTACGGGAAGCCGTACGGCAGGCCCAAACGGGCCGGTGTGGGATCGGGCACCTCTGCTTCGCTGTGTGCCTAAAGCGCCTGGATTACCAGGAGCTCTTGGTCACGCCCGGCAGCTCGCCGCGGTGCGCCATCTCACGGAGGCAGACACGGCAGAGGCCGAACTTGCGGTACACCGAGTGCGGACGGCCGCAGCGCTGGCACCGGGTGTAGGCCCGGACGCCGAACTTCGGCTTGCGCTCGGCCTTCGCGATGAGGGACTTCTTCGCCATTGGCTCACGCCTCCTTGAACGGGAAGCCCAGAGCGCGCAGGAGCGCCCGGCCCTCGTCGTCGGTCTGAGCGGTGGTCACGACGGTGATGTCCATACCGCGCTGACGGTCGACCTTGTCCTGGTCGATCTCGTGGAACATAACCTGCTCGGTCAGACCGAAGGTGTAGTTGCCACGGCCGTCGAACTGCTTCGGGGAGAGACCACGGAAGTCACGGATTCGCGGCAGAGCCAGCGAGACCAGACGGTCCAGGAACTCCCACATGCGGTCACCACGGAGGGTGACGTGGGTGCCGATCGGCTGGCCCTCGCGCAGCTTGAACTGCGCGATGGACTTACGAGCCTTGGTCACGGCCGGCTTCTGACCGGTGATGGCGGTCAGGTCGCGGATCGCGCCCTCGATCAGCTTGCTGTCACGGGCAGCCTCGCCGACACCCATGTTGACCACGACCTTGACCAGGCCGGGGATCAGCATGACGTTCTCGTACTTGAACTGCTCGTTCAGCTGGCCCTTGATCTCGGAGTTGTAACGCTCCTTGAGGCGGGGGGCCACCTTCTCAACAGTCGTCTCAGACATCAGATGTCCTCACCGGTTCGCTTGGCAACGCGGATCTTGTTGCCCTCGTCGTCGAAGCGGTAGCCAACGCGGGTGACGACCTTCTTGCCGTCCTTCTCCACGACCAGCTGGACGTTGGAGACGTGCACCGGGGCCTCGACGGTGACGATGCCACCCTGAGTGCCCGGACCCGGCTTGGTGTGCTTCTTGACCCGGTTCACACCCTCGACCAGGACCTTGTTCTCGGCGGGGAGGGCCTGGATGACCTTGCCCTGCTTGCCCTTGTCCTTGCCGGTGATGACCTGAACCAGGTCACCCTTCTTGATCTTCATGCTGTTCGCCATGGGTTAGAGCACCTCCGGCGCCAGCGAGATGATCTTCATGAACTTCTTGTCGCGCAGCTCGCGGCCCACGGGGCCGAAGATGCGGGTGCCACGGGGGTCACCCTCGGTGTTCTTCAGCACGACAGCGGCGTTCTCGTCGAAGCGGATGTACGAGCCATCCGGACGACGGCGCTCCTTGACGGTGCGGACGACGACGCACTTGACGACGTCGCCCTTCTTCACCGAACCACCGGGGATCGCGTCCTTGACGGTCGCGACGATGACGTCCCCGATACCGGCGTAGCGGCGACCGGAGCCACCGAGAACACGGATGCAAAGGATCTCCTTGGCACCAGTGTTGTCGGCAACACGCAGTCGCGACTCCTGCTGGATCACAGCTTTCTCCTGATCGTCAACGAGAGTCGACGGGCCGGCCGCTGCTCACATCGGCGTCCCTGTGGGACCCGTTGCACATACGGCCGTACCTCATCGGCTTCGTTACTTGGCCTTCTCGAGGATCTCGACGACGCGCCAGCGCTTGCTCGCGGACAGCGGGCGGGTCTCCGCAAGGAGGACCCGGTCGCCCACGCCGCACGCGTTCTGCTCGTCGTGCGCCTTCAGCTTGTTCGTACGGCGGATGACCTTGCCGTACAGAGCGTGCTTGACGCGGTCCTCGACGGCGACGACGACGGTCTTGTCCATCTTGTCGCTGACGACGAGACCCTCACGGGTCTTGCGGAAACCGCGCGTCTCGTTGGTGTTCTCAGTCATCAGGCGTTCTCCACCGT
The nucleotide sequence above comes from Streptomyces kaniharaensis. Encoded proteins:
- the rplF gene encoding 50S ribosomal protein L6; the protein is MSRIGRLPIQVPAGVDVTIDGQAVSVKGPKGSLTHVVAEPIAIGKGEDGTVLVTRPNDERRSKALHGLTRTLVANMITGVTAGYRKSLEISGVGYRVAAKGSDMEFSLGYSHPILVAAPEGISFVVESPTKFHVDGIDKQKVGEVAANIRKLRKPDPYKAKGVKYAGEVIRRKVGKSGK
- the rpsH gene encoding 30S ribosomal protein S8, whose protein sequence is MTMTDPIADMLTRLRNANSAYHDSVAMPSSKIKAHVAEILQQEGYISSYKVEDPAEGEVGKKLTIELKFGPNRERSIAGIKRISKPGLRVYAKSTNLPKVLGGLGVAIISTSSGLLTDKQAAKKGVGGEVLAYVW
- a CDS encoding type Z 30S ribosomal protein S14 encodes the protein MAKKSLIAKAERKPKFGVRAYTRCQRCGRPHSVYRKFGLCRVCLREMAHRGELPGVTKSSW
- the rplE gene encoding 50S ribosomal protein L5 is translated as MSETTVEKVAPRLKERYNSEIKGQLNEQFKYENVMLIPGLVKVVVNMGVGEAARDSKLIEGAIRDLTAITGQKPAVTKARKSIAQFKLREGQPIGTHVTLRGDRMWEFLDRLVSLALPRIRDFRGLSPKQFDGRGNYTFGLTEQVMFHEIDQDKVDRQRGMDITVVTTAQTDDEGRALLRALGFPFKEA
- the rplX gene encoding 50S ribosomal protein L24, giving the protein MKIKKGDLVQVITGKDKGKQGKVIQALPAENKVLVEGVNRVKKHTKPGPGTQGGIVTVEAPVHVSNVQLVVEKDGKKVVTRVGYRFDDEGNKIRVAKRTGEDI
- the rplN gene encoding 50S ribosomal protein L14; the encoded protein is MIQQESRLRVADNTGAKEILCIRVLGGSGRRYAGIGDVIVATVKDAIPGGSVKKGDVVKCVVVRTVKERRRPDGSYIRFDENAAVVLKNTEGDPRGTRIFGPVGRELRDKKFMKIISLAPEVL
- the rpsQ gene encoding 30S ribosomal protein S17, encoding MTENTNETRGFRKTREGLVVSDKMDKTVVVAVEDRVKHALYGKVIRRTNKLKAHDEQNACGVGDRVLLAETRPLSASKRWRVVEILEKAK